From the genome of Helicobacter sp. 12S02232-10, one region includes:
- a CDS encoding VirB8/TrbF family protein has translation MQEINKESNANAENNLNGFNNAEKIINNTDNINIDKMDNDIENTKNIPEKSLEEQIKEENSKKSVLANIADVKDKIKQFFENKLMSKARKHLQVTMLFESVSNANTIFKMERKIGDWLILIAGFFFITTLIELILIISLFPLKEKVPYLVTFATSTQNFAIVQKADSKITANVALIRQLLGAYILNRESINRIDDEMRFDIVREQSTPEVWQIFEKIVAKQDSIYTNNNLKRNVQIINISTIKKGYANADVNITLYANGLLQSEKRYRIVIAYEFKPIEIDFQSMPKNPTGFMVTGYAITEIATIKELDPKNQVKDPDKTPSRIHYKNLKKGIGSDGLNNEENINDAYQYNLQDKDKTSQESETKSDTKSEALTPDEIEELEMELERLRKAKELNKLKESENSKERPHNENTEQENDKKENSDSKEKLMSTISPLKDNKETKKETKQEQQDLISPFAGENK, from the coding sequence ATGCAAGAAATTAATAAAGAAAGCAATGCGAATGCTGAAAATAATCTAAATGGCTTCAATAATGCAGAAAAAATTATTAATAATACTGACAATATCAATATTGACAAAATGGATAATGATATTGAAAATACAAAAAATATCCCAGAAAAAAGCCTTGAAGAACAAATAAAAGAAGAAAATAGTAAAAAAAGTGTTTTAGCAAATATTGCTGATGTCAAAGATAAAATCAAGCAGTTTTTTGAAAATAAACTGATGTCAAAGGCAAGAAAACACCTACAGGTTACAATGCTTTTTGAAAGCGTGAGCAATGCAAATACAATCTTTAAGATGGAACGAAAAATTGGAGATTGGCTGATTTTAATTGCAGGCTTTTTCTTTATCACGACTTTAATTGAACTGATTTTAATCATTTCTCTTTTTCCCTTAAAAGAAAAAGTTCCTTATTTAGTAACATTTGCAACTTCCACTCAAAATTTTGCTATTGTGCAAAAAGCAGATTCAAAGATTACTGCCAATGTTGCGCTCATCAGGCAATTATTAGGAGCATATATCCTCAATCGAGAAAGCATTAATCGCATTGATGATGAAATGCGATTTGATATTGTCAGAGAGCAAAGCACTCCTGAAGTGTGGCAAATTTTTGAAAAAATCGTGGCAAAGCAAGATTCAATCTATACCAATAACAATCTCAAAAGAAACGTCCAAATTATCAATATCTCAACAATTAAAAAAGGTTATGCCAACGCTGATGTCAATATCACTTTATATGCTAATGGGTTATTGCAAAGTGAAAAGCGCTATCGCATTGTGATTGCTTATGAATTCAAACCGATTGAAATTGATTTTCAATCAATGCCAAAAAATCCCACAGGCTTTATGGTAACAGGTTATGCCATCACAGAAATTGCTACGATTAAAGAGCTCGATCCCAAAAATCAAGTTAAAGATCCCGATAAGACACCTTCAAGAATTCATTATAAAAATCTGAAAAAAGGGATTGGTAGCGACGGACTCAATAATGAGGAAAATATTAACGATGCCTACCAATACAATCTTCAAGATAAAGATAAGACAAGCCAAGAATCAGAGACTAAGTCAGATACAAAATCAGAAGCATTAACTCCAGATGAAATTGAAGAATTAGAGATGGAATTAGAAAGACTGAGAAAAGCAAAAGAATTAAACAAGTTAAAAGAATCAGAAAACTCAAAAGAGCGCCCACACAATGAAAACACAGAACAAGAAAATGATAAAAAAGAAAATTCTGATTCTAAAGAAAAATTAATGTCTACAATAAGTCCTCTAAAAGATAACAAAGAAACCAAAAAAGAAACAAAGCAAGAGCAACAAGATCTTATATCCCCGTTTGCAGGAGAAAATAAGTGA
- a CDS encoding Rha family transcriptional regulator, whose protein sequence is MADNIVIINNKEIDFQIKEFKAFISSNDVAEVFGKRHDNIIAQIKNLPDDNFSALNFKGVTYKDAKGEIRPAYNLTRDGFSLLVMGFTGSKAYQWKIAFIDAFNKIEFQLRNQLLDSLPAKEKEIADLSQKVRLLEAKIDLLQNEKFGLKDEIINIQRDFIASIGGKTKMKTFAKINQYGHITQSERQDILNYYKKGCKLKDIADLLQKNPVSIKKIIDEENLTQKDIEICKQQLAGK, encoded by the coding sequence ATGGCTGATAATATTGTGATAATCAATAATAAAGAAATTGATTTTCAAATCAAAGAATTTAAAGCCTTTATTAGCTCTAATGATGTTGCAGAGGTTTTTGGCAAACGTCACGACAATATTATTGCTCAAATTAAAAATTTGCCTGATGATAATTTTAGCGCCCTAAATTTTAAGGGCGTTACCTATAAAGATGCCAAAGGAGAAATACGCCCTGCCTATAATCTCACTCGCGATGGATTTTCATTGCTTGTAATGGGCTTTACGGGTTCAAAAGCCTATCAGTGGAAAATTGCCTTTATAGATGCCTTTAATAAGATTGAATTTCAACTGAGAAATCAACTCCTTGATAGTCTGCCTGCTAAAGAAAAAGAAATAGCAGATCTTAGTCAAAAAGTCAGACTACTTGAAGCTAAAATTGATTTATTGCAGAATGAAAAATTTGGCTTAAAAGATGAAATCATCAACATTCAAAGAGATTTTATTGCCTCCATTGGCGGGAAAACCAAAATGAAGACATTCGCTAAAATCAACCAATATGGACATATCACTCAATCTGAAAGACAAGATATTTTAAATTATTATAAAAAAGGTTGCAAATTAAAAGATATTGCAGATTTACTCCAAAAAAATCCTGTTTCTATAAAAAAAATCATTGATGAAGAAAATCTTACTCAAAAAGACATTGAAATATGCAAGCAACAATTAGCAGGTAAGTGA
- a CDS encoding type IV secretion system protein: MDTNLFESLIGIFTGFLNNFADNMAKNFSILLHTTAIVNVITILLILLFVIKKLKNNDMFEFKTIINLLVFILFVGFYNWARQYPDTFNQYFDQTLFYLSNKISDAIVASGNSNLENQANVTSQNAISILIKKTFGSIETLVHTVFKDIGVSNFITYFVSLALTLAIAIIEIIFILFVCYFVIIISIEITIYKAFALLILPLIYFSQTRGFAWAYIKKILSLTFYQPLILLLATLNFKVTEQLLKYIPDEPKQGFIETLVQGTKKIAAIDGILTMILIMSFLCLLLIKQIPAMIDALFGTSTGIQGMNDMGKAALSAGGAVFGGLAGAAKSGYQGAGGGIIGGLVGAGLNMATAGLGSKVGGNIVGKGIDTAVGAMGGNKVKSAITKGVSFGTSQIAKAFSKGDK, from the coding sequence ATGGATACTAATTTATTTGAAAGCTTGATTGGTATTTTTACGGGCTTTTTAAATAATTTTGCAGATAATATGGCAAAAAATTTTTCTATTTTACTCCATACTACAGCTATTGTCAATGTTATTACGATTTTACTTATTTTGCTCTTTGTAATTAAAAAGCTCAAAAACAATGATATGTTTGAATTTAAAACCATTATCAACTTATTGGTCTTTATTCTTTTTGTGGGCTTTTATAATTGGGCAAGACAATATCCTGATACATTCAATCAATATTTTGATCAAACGTTATTTTATCTCTCAAATAAAATAAGCGATGCGATTGTAGCATCAGGAAACTCAAATCTTGAAAATCAAGCCAATGTAACCTCTCAAAATGCTATCAGTATTTTGATTAAAAAGACTTTTGGTTCAATAGAAACACTTGTTCATACAGTATTTAAAGATATTGGAGTCAGTAATTTTATTACATACTTCGTTTCATTAGCTTTAACATTGGCTATAGCTATTATAGAGATTATTTTTATTTTATTTGTCTGTTATTTTGTCATTATTATTTCTATTGAAATCACTATTTATAAAGCCTTTGCACTTTTAATTTTACCGCTCATCTATTTCTCCCAAACCAGAGGTTTTGCTTGGGCTTATATTAAAAAAATCCTTTCACTCACTTTTTATCAACCTTTGATTTTATTATTAGCAACGCTTAATTTTAAGGTTACAGAGCAGCTTTTAAAATATATTCCCGATGAACCAAAACAGGGATTTATTGAAACCCTAGTTCAAGGAACAAAGAAAATAGCTGCAATAGATGGGATTTTGACAATGATTTTAATTATGTCCTTTTTATGCCTTTTGCTCATCAAGCAAATCCCAGCTATGATTGATGCCCTCTTTGGGACAAGCACGGGAATACAGGGAATGAATGATATGGGTAAGGCAGCCTTAAGTGCAGGTGGGGCAGTCTTTGGAGGATTAGCAGGAGCAGCCAAATCAGGCTATCAAGGAGCAGGCGGGGGCATTATCGGCGGATTAGTGGGAGCCGGTCTTAATATGGCAACTGCTGGTCTTGGAAGTAAAGTCGGGGGAAATATAGTCGGCAAAGGCATTGATACAGCAGTAGGAGCAATGGGCGGAAACAAGGTTAAGAGTGCGATCACTAAAGGGGTTTCATTTGGCACAAGCCAAATAGCCAAAGCCTTTAGCAAAGGAGATAAATAA
- a CDS encoding DNA transfer protein, with amino-acid sequence MNFTEGIKNIFDSLLNIGTPKHFSMIEENNILGIYDQDLIVSKTENFIGAISLEGINYYDLDSGSIESLFIERINALNAISEEVEIKIITKRRKLEFNREYNHIKNSYAKRIINLWEGKEKVYTSSYFIIFETKNSNIKGFFEKKKIEITTSIKEDAGENNNTNITYINKQTLLSAVIQRVLHALSPLNPKKMNSIDLLRFYAEYINGIYIKFFPDNGILGDSYIASNVSFHKDYFIQDFNGQRIFNRFVAIKAYDSETTSSLPLSNILHLEAEFDVIINIDAISKDKAVSKITEKRRRASPLIKGQFDELKELVKSDRLLIQYISLMVLVKEKSKENLNLKSQEIANIFIKNGLVAINETINMLPTFFSFFPNKSKLNARKRLQVSRNIASMILFEKEHTGRDKNSWGNMPLSIFKNQSMSPFLFNFHAQEVKQAGDMVLGHTMIIGGTGAGKTTLMSFLIANCLKYDINILTLDRLYGMKIMTEFFDGEYNDGEEFYINPFTLEYKTENIAFLSSWLGFLIGLDENNPDDIEKIAAIEKAINDTYHNLYHQNITFGLSDIAEGILKTSDQHIQMQLTRYLKNPLFNSLKDSLSFEKQITCINMDFIVNSTKDASLIALYLFHKMIFEAKENAKGFFIFIDEAKSYTEIDTMIDKINLTLTQARKVNGVLALAFQDINQLDGVKNASSIVANMAHIILYPTRDIEKIKSYGINLTESEENFLLSANARDRKILLKNRLDGTSNILDVNLAKLGNYLNILSSSSHSVQKLKNLKNTYPNDYKERFLNGY; translated from the coding sequence ATGAATTTTACCGAAGGCATAAAAAATATTTTTGATTCCTTATTGAATATTGGTACCCCAAAGCATTTTTCAATGATAGAAGAAAACAATATCCTAGGGATTTATGATCAAGATTTGATTGTGAGTAAAACAGAAAATTTTATCGGAGCAATCAGCCTTGAAGGCATTAACTATTACGATTTGGATTCAGGGAGTATAGAGAGTTTGTTTATCGAACGCATCAATGCGCTGAATGCCATCTCTGAAGAGGTTGAAATCAAAATCATTACCAAACGCAGAAAATTAGAGTTCAACAGGGAATACAACCATATCAAAAACTCCTATGCCAAAAGAATAATCAATCTTTGGGAGGGTAAGGAAAAGGTTTATACTAGTTCTTATTTTATTATCTTTGAAACAAAAAACAGTAATATCAAAGGTTTTTTTGAGAAGAAAAAAATAGAAATAACTACTTCTATCAAAGAAGATGCGGGGGAAAATAACAATACCAATATTACCTATATCAATAAACAAACTCTGCTTTCTGCAGTGATACAAAGGGTTTTACATGCGCTTAGTCCCCTAAATCCCAAAAAGATGAATTCCATTGACCTCTTGCGTTTTTATGCAGAATATATTAACGGTATTTATATCAAGTTTTTTCCTGATAACGGAATCTTGGGAGACAGCTATATTGCTTCCAATGTTTCTTTTCACAAAGATTATTTTATTCAAGATTTTAATGGGCAACGAATTTTTAATCGCTTTGTAGCAATTAAAGCTTATGACAGTGAAACGACCTCCTCATTGCCATTAAGCAATATTTTACACTTGGAGGCTGAATTTGATGTAATTATTAATATCGATGCAATTTCTAAAGATAAGGCTGTTTCTAAAATCACTGAAAAACGAAGACGTGCAAGCCCCTTGATAAAAGGGCAATTTGATGAATTAAAAGAACTGGTAAAGTCTGACAGACTGCTCATTCAATATATTTCTTTGATGGTTTTAGTAAAAGAAAAAAGCAAGGAAAATTTAAATCTCAAATCCCAAGAGATTGCCAATATTTTTATCAAAAACGGGCTTGTTGCAATTAATGAGACCATTAATATGCTCCCGACATTTTTTAGTTTCTTCCCTAATAAAAGCAAACTTAATGCCAGAAAAAGGCTACAAGTAAGCCGTAATATCGCTTCAATGATTTTGTTTGAAAAAGAACACACAGGCAGAGATAAAAACTCTTGGGGAAATATGCCTCTAAGTATTTTTAAAAATCAAAGTATGTCGCCGTTCTTATTTAATTTTCACGCTCAAGAAGTCAAACAAGCAGGAGATATGGTCTTAGGGCATACAATGATTATCGGGGGAACAGGAGCGGGAAAAACAACCTTGATGAGCTTTTTAATCGCTAATTGCCTCAAATATGACATCAATATTTTAACCCTTGACAGATTGTATGGGATGAAAATAATGACGGAATTTTTTGATGGGGAATATAATGATGGAGAAGAATTTTATATCAATCCTTTTACGCTGGAGTATAAAACAGAGAATATTGCCTTTTTATCAAGTTGGCTAGGATTTTTAATCGGATTGGACGAAAATAATCCCGATGATATTGAAAAAATCGCTGCGATTGAAAAAGCTATCAACGATACCTATCACAATCTTTATCATCAAAATATTACATTTGGACTGAGCGACATCGCAGAGGGAATTTTAAAGACATCTGACCAACATATCCAAATGCAGCTTACTCGTTATTTGAAAAACCCGCTCTTTAATAGTCTCAAAGACTCCCTGAGCTTTGAGAAACAAATCACTTGCATCAATATGGACTTTATTGTTAATTCCACTAAAGATGCGAGTTTGATTGCCTTATATCTGTTTCACAAAATGATTTTTGAAGCCAAAGAAAATGCCAAAGGCTTTTTTATCTTTATTGATGAGGCAAAGAGCTATACAGAAATTGATACGATGATTGATAAAATCAATCTGACTCTCACGCAAGCCAGAAAAGTCAATGGCGTTTTGGCATTAGCCTTTCAAGATATCAATCAGTTAGATGGCGTTAAAAACGCTTCTTCTATAGTAGCCAATATGGCTCATATTATTTTGTATCCCACTAGAGACATTGAAAAAATCAAAAGTTATGGCATTAATCTTACAGAATCCGAAGAAAATTTTTTACTCAGTGCCAATGCAAGAGATAGGAAAATCTTATTGAAAAACAGGCTTGATGGGACTTCTAATATCCTTGATGTTAATCTCGCTAAATTGGGAAATTATCTAAATATCCTAAGCTCATCAAGCCATTCGGTTCAAAAACTTAAAAATCTTAAAAATACTTATCCCAACGACTATAAAGAAAGGTTTTTGAATGGATACTAA
- a CDS encoding virB3 type IV secretion protein, whose translation MLQVTNVEVPNIRELTKKEKLLGLNFNSWVICSFAALALANYSFLFALLFFICAIVSFYVAEFFDEDITDILFASFLMKTDIKIYYA comes from the coding sequence ATGTTACAAGTTACAAATGTTGAAGTTCCAAACATCAGAGAACTTACCAAAAAAGAAAAACTTTTGGGACTAAATTTTAATTCGTGGGTGATTTGTTCGTTTGCCGCCCTTGCTTTAGCAAACTATTCGTTTTTATTTGCTTTATTATTTTTTATCTGTGCAATTGTGAGTTTTTATGTCGCCGAATTCTTTGATGAAGACATCACAGACATTTTGTTTGCAAGTTTTTTGATGAAAACTGATATCAAAATTTATTATGCGTAA
- a CDS encoding TrbC/VirB2 family protein — MKIQTKNRMPLGLVLLLMYCNFASAADGLEQKIQKITGYFSSTLMKTIGALIIIAVAIYFLKNLERWKEVGLACLSIILGSLAITHSQAIAQWLF, encoded by the coding sequence ATGAAAATTCAAACTAAAAATCGTATGCCTTTAGGGCTTGTCTTGTTGCTTATGTATTGTAATTTTGCAAGCGCTGCTGATGGTTTGGAACAAAAGATCCAAAAAATTACAGGTTATTTTTCCAGCACCCTGATGAAAACCATCGGAGCGTTAATCATCATTGCAGTAGCCATCTATTTTTTAAAAAATTTAGAGAGATGGAAAGAAGTCGGTCTCGCTTGCTTAAGCATCATTCTGGGGTCTTTAGCAATCACGCATTCTCAAGCAATAGCTCAATGGCTGTTTTAA
- the dnaN gene encoding DNA polymerase III subunit beta, which produces MKIIVGKNNLEIILRNFQAFLDKKDSSQITSHIYFEVIDTKLLLKATDYEIGIESKIDILKKESDGNATVNGRKILDIVGRLKDGEIILESDNDFIHIKQGKSKFKLPMFNASEFPDFPELNENTKINIDTSKFIQSIRKINPAVENTNQKIELSGALLDIKEYAFNFAATDTRRLAIVKYDTQSVENFSIIIPKKAINEILKLFYDDLEIFYNQTQLIIRTPNYTFFTKLINGKYPDYEKIIPKSFKNEIKLPKDIIIESIKLINSLSNNIKIIIKPNEIIFESISDENSEAASTQIEINTNIDSEVIIGANSKYILDFLSQIESSEFNLCLNELNTPFTLKDGNFSTIIMPIIF; this is translated from the coding sequence ATGAAAATCATCGTAGGGAAAAATAACCTAGAAATCATCTTAAGAAACTTTCAAGCTTTCTTAGATAAAAAAGATTCTTCCCAAATCACTTCCCATATTTATTTTGAAGTCATTGATACAAAACTTCTCCTAAAAGCCACAGATTATGAAATCGGTATAGAATCAAAAATTGATATTTTAAAAAAAGAGTCTGATGGCAATGCAACTGTAAATGGAAGAAAAATACTTGACATTGTAGGAAGACTCAAAGATGGTGAAATCATTTTAGAATCTGATAATGATTTCATTCATATCAAACAAGGAAAATCAAAATTCAAACTTCCAATGTTTAATGCTTCAGAATTCCCAGATTTTCCAGAATTAAATGAAAACACAAAAATTAATATTGACACTTCTAAATTCATCCAATCAATCAGAAAAATCAATCCAGCTGTTGAAAACACCAATCAAAAAATAGAACTTAGTGGAGCACTTTTAGATATAAAAGAATACGCTTTTAATTTTGCAGCTACAGATACAAGAAGACTTGCCATTGTAAAATATGACACCCAATCAGTAGAAAACTTTTCTATCATCATCCCAAAAAAAGCTATCAACGAAATTTTGAAATTATTTTATGATGACTTAGAAATATTTTATAACCAAACCCAATTAATTATAAGAACGCCCAATTATACTTTTTTCACAAAGCTTATCAACGGAAAATATCCCGATTATGAAAAAATCATTCCCAAAAGTTTCAAAAATGAGATCAAACTTCCTAAAGATATCATCATAGAGTCTATCAAACTTATCAATTCTTTATCAAACAACATTAAAATTATCATCAAACCAAATGAAATTATATTTGAATCCATCAGTGATGAAAACTCTGAAGCAGCAAGCACACAAATAGAAATCAACACTAATATTGATTCTGAAGTCATCATTGGAGCTAATTCTAAATATATTCTTGATTTTCTTTCTCAAATAGAATCTTCAGAATTCAATTTATGTTTAAATGAATTGAACACACCATTTACTCTTAAAGACGGAAACTTTTCAACAATCATTATGCCAATTATATTTTAG
- the gyrB gene encoding DNA topoisomerase (ATP-hydrolyzing) subunit B: MEENKKEYGASNIKVLKGLEAVRKRPGMYIGDTHINGLHHMIYEVVDNSIDEAMAGYCDTIKITLTQEGSAIIEDNGRGIPVDMHPTENLPAATVVLTVLHAGGKFDKDTYKVSGGLHGVGVSVVNALSKRLIMTIKKNGNIYRQEFAKGIPQTGLEIIGNTKEHGTTIEFFPDGEIMEILEFDPEILTKRFKEMAYLNQNVTICFKEEKTQKEEKYHFENGLHQFVEDINKKPFLSQIISFNASEQETEVEIALAYNEGYDEKVLSFVNNIRTPDGGTHEAGFRAGLSRAITNYIDANANAREKDNKVTGDDIREGLIAIISTKIMEPQFEGQTKGKLGSSFVKPIIQKLTYEKLSKFFEENPSDAKAIMQKAMLAARGREAAKKARELTRKKESLSVGTLPGKLADCQSKDPTESEIYLVEGDSAGGSAKQGRDRVYQAILPLRGKILNVEKSRLDKILKSEEIKNMITAFGCGVGEEFNIERLRYHKIIIMTDADVDGSHIQTLLMTFFYRYLKPLVQNGHIYIAQPPLYRFKKGKKEIYLKDEKSLSEYLIENGIENFKFENIGNKELLEILRYISHYRFTLKELEKRYAMIEVIRFLIEHKEYISLSFKEMYEKIEVFLSTIECNILSKTIRENQIMLYIQTKAGLVELNIDENLFVDNFFEEAYFIYNKICERNLEFLKDKDPIAFLEEIEESAKKGAYIQRYKGLGEMNPEQLWETTMTPQNRTLLKITLPDEQKADEIFTLFMGDEVEPRREYIQLHAKDVRHLDV, encoded by the coding sequence ATGGAAGAAAATAAAAAAGAATATGGAGCAAGTAACATAAAAGTCCTTAAAGGACTTGAAGCAGTTAGAAAACGCCCAGGAATGTATATAGGCGATACGCACATAAATGGCTTGCACCATATGATTTATGAAGTTGTGGATAATTCTATTGATGAGGCAATGGCAGGGTATTGTGATACAATTAAAATCACTCTTACACAAGAAGGTAGTGCGATCATTGAAGACAATGGCAGAGGCATACCCGTAGATATGCATCCTACAGAAAATTTACCTGCAGCAACCGTTGTTTTAACCGTTCTTCACGCTGGTGGAAAATTTGATAAAGATACTTATAAAGTTTCAGGTGGTTTGCACGGAGTGGGTGTAAGCGTTGTCAATGCACTTTCAAAACGTCTTATTATGACCATTAAAAAAAATGGCAATATTTATCGCCAAGAATTTGCTAAAGGAATTCCTCAAACAGGACTCGAAATCATTGGTAACACTAAAGAACACGGGACTACTATAGAATTTTTTCCTGATGGTGAAATTATGGAAATTTTGGAATTTGATCCTGAAATTCTTACAAAACGCTTCAAAGAAATGGCTTATCTCAATCAAAATGTAACGATTTGTTTTAAAGAAGAAAAAACTCAAAAAGAAGAAAAATATCATTTTGAAAATGGATTGCATCAATTTGTAGAAGATATCAATAAAAAACCTTTTCTTTCTCAAATTATTAGCTTTAATGCTAGTGAACAAGAAACTGAAGTTGAAATTGCTTTAGCTTATAATGAAGGTTATGATGAAAAAGTTTTAAGTTTTGTCAATAACATCCGCACACCAGATGGTGGAACACACGAAGCTGGTTTTAGAGCAGGTCTTAGCCGAGCTATTACTAATTATATTGATGCTAATGCTAATGCGAGAGAAAAAGATAATAAAGTTACTGGAGATGATATTAGAGAAGGTTTGATTGCAATCATCTCAACAAAGATTATGGAACCCCAATTTGAAGGGCAAACTAAAGGAAAATTAGGCAGTTCTTTTGTAAAACCTATCATTCAAAAACTCACTTATGAAAAACTTTCTAAATTTTTCGAAGAAAATCCCAGCGATGCCAAAGCAATTATGCAAAAAGCAATGCTTGCAGCCAGAGGCAGGGAAGCAGCAAAAAAAGCTAGAGAACTCACTCGAAAAAAAGAAAGTTTATCAGTAGGAACATTACCAGGAAAACTTGCAGATTGCCAAAGTAAAGATCCCACTGAATCTGAAATTTATTTGGTTGAAGGAGATAGTGCGGGAGGTTCAGCAAAACAAGGAAGAGATAGAGTTTATCAAGCTATATTGCCCTTGAGAGGAAAAATTTTAAACGTAGAAAAATCCCGTTTGGATAAAATTCTCAAATCCGAAGAAATTAAAAATATGATTACAGCTTTTGGATGTGGTGTTGGAGAAGAATTTAACATTGAAAGGCTTCGTTACCATAAAATTATTATTATGACAGATGCTGATGTTGATGGGAGTCATATACAAACCCTTTTAATGACATTTTTCTATCGTTATTTAAAACCTCTTGTTCAAAATGGACATATTTATATTGCTCAACCCCCACTTTATCGATTTAAAAAGGGTAAAAAAGAAATTTATCTTAAAGATGAAAAATCTTTATCAGAATATTTGATTGAAAATGGTATTGAAAATTTTAAATTCGAAAATATCGGAAATAAAGAACTTCTTGAAATTTTAAGATATATTTCTCATTATCGATTTACATTAAAAGAGCTTGAAAAACGTTATGCGATGATTGAAGTGATTCGATTTTTGATTGAGCATAAAGAATATATTTCACTTAGTTTTAAAGAAATGTATGAAAAAATTGAGGTATTTTTAAGTACAATCGAATGCAATATTTTAAGCAAAACAATCCGTGAAAACCAAATTATGCTCTATATCCAGACTAAAGCTGGATTGGTTGAACTTAATATTGATGAAAATCTTTTTGTTGATAATTTTTTTGAAGAAGCTTATTTTATTTATAATAAAATTTGTGAGCGAAATTTAGAATTTTTAAAAGATAAAGATCCGATTGCTTTCTTAGAGGAAATTGAAGAATCAGCTAAAAAAGGTGCTTATATCCAAAGATACAAAGGACTTGGCGAGATGAATCCCGAGCAATTATGGGAAACAACAATGACACCACAAAATCGAACACTTTTAAAAATAACATTGCCTGATGAACAAAAAGCTGATGAAATTTTTACTCTTTTTATGGGCGATGAGGTAGAACCTAGGAGAGAATATATCCAACTTCACGCTAAAGATGTGAGACATTTGGATGTCTGA
- the plsY gene encoding glycerol-3-phosphate 1-O-acyltransferase PlsY, whose amino-acid sequence MDFFLELITNINIIFYILAYLVGGIPFGLLLTKAFCGVDIRKSGSGSIGATNVYRALREIDAKKAKILSIFTILLDAIKGLIIVLLAKIFGLSYETQWMIAILSILGHCYSPYLNFSGGKGVSTAIGSVILLMPIEGILGLIVWGIIGKVFKVSSLSSLLGVLSGIGLTFIIPYILPLPDSISIISQVGTHVPVVIIGIIVLYTHIPNIVRLIRGKEKKVF is encoded by the coding sequence ATGGATTTTTTTTTAGAATTGATTACAAATATTAACATTATTTTTTATATTTTGGCTTATCTAGTTGGGGGAATTCCCTTCGGACTGCTTTTAACTAAAGCCTTTTGTGGTGTAGATATTCGTAAATCAGGTTCTGGAAGTATTGGAGCAACAAATGTTTATCGAGCACTTAGAGAAATTGATGCAAAAAAAGCAAAAATTTTATCAATTTTTACGATTCTTTTGGACGCAATTAAGGGTTTAATAATTGTGCTTTTAGCGAAAATTTTTGGTTTGAGTTATGAGACTCAATGGATGATTGCTATTTTATCAATTTTGGGGCATTGTTATAGTCCTTATTTAAATTTTAGTGGTGGAAAAGGGGTTTCTACCGCTATTGGTTCTGTAATTTTATTGATGCCTATTGAAGGAATTTTAGGTCTTATTGTTTGGGGAATAATCGGTAAAGTTTTCAAAGTCTCTTCACTTTCTTCACTCTTAGGAGTTTTGAGTGGGATTGGTTTGACTTTTATCATTCCTTATATTTTGCCCCTCCCTGATAGCATTTCTATCATTTCTCAAGTTGGAACACATGTTCCTGTTGTTATTATCGGTATTATTGTTTTATATACCCATATTCCAAATATTGTGCGTCTTATTCGAGGCAAAGAAAAAAAGGTTTTTTAA
- a CDS encoding dihydroneopterin aldolase, translating into MESLTLIIQNLEFETIIGILDFERKNPQKILLEGEFTYNYKEKGFIDYVMLKNFIKQLLEANQYGLLEEALLDIIKNLKQNFDSISSVCLTLKKLHIINDCIVGVKINKIF; encoded by the coding sequence TTGGAATCTTTAACACTGATTATCCAAAATTTAGAGTTTGAGACTATTATTGGTATTTTAGATTTTGAAAGAAAAAATCCTCAAAAAATTCTTCTTGAAGGCGAATTTACCTATAATTATAAAGAAAAAGGCTTTATTGATTATGTAATGCTTAAAAATTTTATTAAACAACTTTTAGAAGCTAATCAATATGGTCTTTTGGAAGAAGCTTTATTGGATATTATAAAAAATTTAAAACAAAATTTTGATTCTATTTCATCTGTTTGTTTGACACTTAAAAAACTTCATATTATTAATGATTGTATTGTAGGAGTAAAAATAAATAAAATTTTTTAA